A region from the Lentisphaera profundi genome encodes:
- a CDS encoding sulfatase, producing the protein MKIYLYLLILMSLYLSAQDKPNVLFIISDDLCATAIGAYGNKVCKTPNIDRLANEGTLFKKAYCQATYCGPSRASFMSGYYPDATGVFGYVSGRKAIGDRETWTEYFKNQGYHTTRVSKIFHMPVPKGIELGNDGSDDARSWSEKYNSQGPEWKAPGLGETLEGNSDGKRPVVGGNTFVRVEADGDDLVHSDGRSAKKACELIEQYKNLDKPFFLGIGFVRPHVPFVAPKKYYKDYPWQEMQLPEKVKGDWDDIPTKGINYKTSKNMKMSVEQQKKAISAYYASVTFMDAQVGKVLDALERSGQRDNTIVIFTSDHGYHLGEHDFWAKVSLKEESVKVPLIISLPNKKSQSSESLVELIDLFPTTAALCSLDIPERLQGKNISKILREPQAQLRNYVFSANNKGWLIQGERWSYIKYKGKAPNEELFDLKKDPRQYKNLVKNPEHIQALEKMRSAFKSKMAEIKKNDL; encoded by the coding sequence ATGAAAATTTATTTATATCTCCTTATTTTGATGAGCCTCTATCTTTCTGCTCAAGATAAGCCAAATGTTCTTTTTATTATTTCCGATGATTTATGTGCCACTGCAATTGGAGCCTATGGTAACAAAGTTTGTAAAACTCCCAATATTGATCGCTTGGCCAATGAGGGGACTCTATTTAAAAAAGCTTATTGCCAAGCCACCTATTGTGGTCCTTCTCGTGCATCATTCATGTCGGGTTACTACCCCGATGCAACAGGAGTATTTGGCTATGTGAGTGGACGCAAAGCAATTGGTGATCGTGAGACCTGGACTGAGTATTTTAAAAATCAGGGCTACCATACGACGCGGGTGAGTAAGATTTTTCATATGCCAGTACCCAAAGGGATTGAGTTGGGTAATGATGGCTCCGATGATGCTCGCTCATGGTCTGAAAAGTATAACAGCCAAGGCCCAGAATGGAAAGCGCCGGGCTTGGGAGAGACATTAGAAGGCAATTCCGATGGCAAACGGCCCGTAGTGGGTGGCAATACTTTTGTACGTGTCGAAGCAGATGGGGATGATTTGGTACATTCGGATGGACGATCTGCTAAAAAAGCTTGCGAGTTGATAGAGCAATACAAAAACTTAGATAAGCCTTTCTTCTTGGGAATTGGTTTTGTTCGTCCTCACGTACCTTTTGTTGCCCCTAAAAAGTACTACAAAGACTATCCATGGCAGGAGATGCAACTTCCCGAAAAAGTGAAAGGCGATTGGGATGATATACCCACGAAAGGCATCAATTATAAAACGAGTAAGAATATGAAGATGTCGGTGGAGCAACAGAAAAAGGCAATCAGTGCTTATTATGCTTCAGTAACATTTATGGATGCTCAGGTGGGGAAAGTCCTTGATGCTTTGGAGAGATCAGGCCAAAGAGATAACACAATAGTCATTTTCACTAGTGACCATGGTTATCATTTAGGAGAGCATGATTTTTGGGCAAAAGTAAGCCTGAAAGAAGAGTCAGTAAAAGTTCCACTGATTATTTCATTGCCGAACAAAAAAAGTCAAAGTAGTGAATCATTAGTGGAACTCATTGATTTGTTCCCAACGACGGCGGCACTTTGTAGTTTAGATATTCCCGAGCGATTACAGGGCAAGAATATAAGTAAAATTTTGCGTGAACCGCAAGCGCAGCTGCGCAATTATGTATTCTCCGCTAACAATAAAGGCTGGTTGATCCAGGGTGAGCGTTGGTCATATATTAAATACAAAGGCAAGGCTCCAAACGAAGAACTCTTTGATCTAAAGAAAGATCCTCGGCAATACAAAAACCTCGTCAAAAACCCTGAGCACATACAGGCTTTAGAGAAGATGCGTTCTGCCTTTAAAAGCAAAATGGCGGAGATCAAAAAGAACGACCTCTAA
- a CDS encoding YbaN family protein: protein MKIVKSPFLRNLLKGAGFICIGLGLIGIPLPGLPTTPFFILAAFCFSKSCETRYNKILNHPRFGPPIRDYLEGRGIPRKIKIISIVCMWTALTISFSQLPQIYLRLILIASGAYGSWFILREPDAPKKK from the coding sequence ATGAAGATTGTCAAAAGTCCCTTCTTACGCAATTTATTAAAAGGAGCGGGCTTTATTTGCATTGGCTTAGGCTTAATCGGCATTCCACTACCTGGCTTGCCTACAACTCCCTTTTTTATTCTAGCGGCTTTCTGCTTCTCAAAAAGTTGTGAGACTCGCTACAATAAAATCCTCAATCATCCGCGCTTTGGTCCACCTATTCGCGATTACCTTGAGGGACGTGGAATCCCCAGAAAAATTAAGATCATTTCGATCGTTTGCATGTGGACGGCTCTTACTATTAGCTTTTCCCAACTTCCCCAAATATATTTGCGGCTAATCCTCATTGCTTCAGGCGCCTACGGCTCTTGGTTCATCCTTCGTGAACCCGATGCGCCCAAGAAGAAATAA
- a CDS encoding trypsin-like peptidase domain-containing protein: MKKLLLCLLLLTQSIFGLSQGEDLFDKVDACVVSIQHENAGGSGFIISEDGYILTNGHVISLMDRENPKDVAKRITVVLHDESKYQAQVIGFSLDPDVALIKIDAKTKLSTAILADSNTARTGQECYAFGAPLGLKRTLTKGIISNTAQTSLGTFTKVIQTDAAINPGNSGGPLFSVSGEVIGINTYGKRGSGLGFSIPINFAKTLVNHFKEYGYFRRAETPLIFTKAMTEELARVLDSPRGLFIDFVAPGSPAEKAGFKAADIIVAMNGEKVDGSSEEAFFDFNWEFVTQKVGDTTKLTVQRRQKDGSYKKVLLKCKLLEDDPMPASGYQIGELLEINYPEVGMAVQRVTQYVQYIYNFPNMNGVRIAGLSKNKTAAKAGLYANDFIYALNGKKITDDQDFKTLVDAKLIAQTKFLIFKVQRGNDKYTIPLRVHYPLKKRNILLIHNKDEYHQELMRRIQLSGAELTSTSMIDQKITEKEWDGIIISSQQTDEIPGIKVLLAKAAKDKTLLGLVGNAPVQLIYAPDFYKTKKFTMDKEKSEIALKADLFYTGKDNEIDGKLITSNGFDNQSLRQFIATFRAMASQAK, encoded by the coding sequence ATGAAAAAATTATTACTCTGCTTATTGCTTCTCACACAAAGCATTTTCGGCCTTAGCCAGGGCGAAGATCTGTTCGATAAAGTCGACGCATGTGTCGTCTCAATCCAACATGAAAATGCTGGGGGGAGTGGCTTTATCATCTCTGAAGATGGCTATATTTTGACCAATGGTCATGTCATCTCTTTAATGGATCGCGAAAATCCCAAGGATGTCGCAAAAAGAATTACGGTAGTGCTTCACGATGAATCTAAATACCAAGCTCAGGTCATTGGCTTTTCACTGGATCCCGATGTCGCACTCATCAAAATAGATGCAAAAACTAAACTCAGCACTGCGATTTTAGCCGATTCAAATACGGCGCGTACTGGTCAGGAATGTTATGCTTTTGGAGCTCCTCTTGGACTCAAAAGAACTTTGACTAAAGGTATTATTTCTAATACGGCTCAAACAAGCCTGGGCACTTTCACTAAAGTTATCCAAACTGATGCGGCCATTAATCCCGGTAATAGCGGTGGCCCACTCTTCAGTGTTAGTGGTGAAGTCATTGGCATCAATACTTACGGTAAGCGTGGCTCGGGTTTAGGCTTCTCTATCCCCATCAACTTTGCCAAAACTCTTGTCAATCACTTTAAGGAATATGGTTATTTCCGACGTGCGGAGACGCCCCTCATTTTCACTAAAGCAATGACTGAAGAACTAGCACGAGTGCTCGATTCACCACGTGGCCTCTTTATTGATTTTGTTGCTCCTGGTTCTCCTGCTGAAAAAGCGGGCTTTAAAGCTGCCGATATTATTGTGGCCATGAACGGAGAAAAAGTTGACGGCTCTAGTGAAGAAGCCTTTTTTGACTTCAACTGGGAATTTGTGACTCAAAAAGTGGGTGATACCACGAAGCTCACAGTGCAAAGACGCCAAAAAGATGGTTCCTATAAAAAAGTTTTGCTCAAGTGTAAATTACTAGAAGATGATCCCATGCCTGCAAGTGGCTATCAGATTGGAGAACTCTTAGAAATTAATTATCCCGAAGTAGGCATGGCCGTTCAACGCGTCACTCAGTATGTTCAATACATCTACAATTTTCCCAATATGAATGGCGTCCGCATTGCTGGCTTGAGCAAAAACAAAACTGCGGCTAAAGCGGGCTTATATGCTAACGATTTCATTTACGCACTCAATGGTAAAAAAATCACTGATGATCAAGATTTCAAAACTCTTGTGGATGCAAAACTCATTGCTCAAACAAAATTTTTAATTTTTAAAGTTCAGCGTGGCAACGATAAATACACCATCCCCCTCCGTGTTCATTACCCATTAAAAAAACGTAATATCCTCCTCATTCACAATAAGGATGAATATCATCAGGAACTCATGAGACGCATTCAACTCTCTGGTGCTGAACTCACTTCCACCTCAATGATTGACCAAAAAATCACTGAGAAAGAATGGGATGGGATCATTATCTCATCTCAACAAACAGATGAAATCCCTGGGATCAAAGTCCTCTTAGCGAAAGCCGCAAAAGACAAAACTCTGCTAGGCCTCGTCGGCAATGCTCCTGTGCAGCTCATCTACGCTCCCGATTTCTATAAAACTAAAAAATTCACCATGGACAAAGAGAAATCTGAGATCGCCCTCAAAGCAGATTTATTTTATACGGGAAAAGACAATGAAATTGATGGCAAGCTCATCACTAGTAATGGCTTTGATAACCAATCCCTGCGTCAATTCATTGCTACTTTCCGCGCTATGGCTTCCCAAGCAAAATGA
- a CDS encoding PDZ domain-containing protein, with protein MKIILTTCLLLLFNLQAKKIDVSIFTELQQTVNEISEKNNKGFLYMEITHINKGKTQAIPITGLLMDDNGHLATLYLDQKRFVSCSVWIDEQEYKASYLYSDKLKGFTILKLDGEAPVDKLSPAVFGDPTLLKNGEFLIALTPTNPDFGHIPLVNLCSVAGTLESNRDLIYVNGLSTHRAAGMAPVGMPLLNLEGKIVGLYVGNGVIMTDSFEKGCRNLLEKISKGEDLNDPSDLPWDGFSYKVINQDFSEAMNVSQSSVLVTRVIDESPATKAGLQAGDIITAIDNKPFTRKGRPILSQARKWLDAEIGRSCEINFERNGKKLAGTITFVKRPKSDSISVDELGLTINNITPLDFYAYRLHKKAGVLVSSIEKGSPAATSTYFGRPLISPGDIILEIDHNKISNIHDLRTIINEIRLSKKKEVLIKLLDGSVSKFVSLNTAIGQKTKKADK; from the coding sequence ATGAAAATAATCCTAACAACTTGTTTGTTACTACTGTTTAATCTTCAAGCTAAAAAAATTGACGTCAGTATTTTCACTGAACTCCAACAAACAGTGAATGAGATCTCAGAAAAAAACAACAAGGGTTTCCTCTATATGGAAATCACCCACATTAATAAAGGTAAAACTCAGGCCATCCCCATAACGGGCTTACTCATGGATGATAATGGCCATCTTGCGACTCTCTATCTCGATCAAAAGCGCTTTGTTAGCTGTAGCGTTTGGATTGATGAACAAGAATACAAAGCCTCCTATTTATACTCTGATAAGCTAAAGGGCTTCACTATTTTAAAACTGGATGGCGAAGCTCCTGTAGATAAACTTTCCCCAGCCGTTTTTGGTGACCCCACTTTGCTAAAGAATGGTGAATTCCTCATTGCACTCACTCCTACAAACCCCGATTTTGGCCATATACCTCTTGTCAACCTTTGTTCGGTTGCAGGCACACTAGAAAGTAATCGCGATCTTATCTATGTAAACGGCTTAAGCACACACCGTGCTGCAGGCATGGCCCCAGTTGGCATGCCTCTCCTTAACCTAGAGGGTAAAATTGTCGGCCTTTATGTGGGCAATGGAGTTATCATGACTGATAGCTTTGAAAAAGGATGCCGGAATCTCTTAGAGAAAATTTCCAAAGGTGAAGATCTCAATGACCCCTCCGACCTTCCTTGGGATGGTTTTTCCTATAAAGTCATCAATCAAGATTTTTCTGAAGCCATGAACGTAAGCCAGAGCTCAGTTCTCGTCACACGAGTTATTGATGAATCGCCTGCAACTAAAGCAGGCCTTCAGGCCGGCGATATTATTACTGCTATTGATAACAAACCCTTTACACGTAAAGGACGCCCCATTTTATCTCAAGCTCGTAAATGGTTAGATGCTGAAATAGGCCGCAGCTGTGAGATTAATTTTGAACGCAATGGCAAGAAACTTGCTGGGACCATTACCTTTGTCAAGCGACCCAAATCTGATAGTATCTCTGTCGATGAATTGGGACTCACGATTAATAATATCACTCCCTTAGATTTTTATGCTTATCGTCTACATAAAAAAGCAGGTGTCTTAGTTTCTTCTATAGAAAAGGGCAGCCCCGCCGCGACCTCAACTTATTTTGGTCGCCCACTGATTTCCCCCGGTGATATTATTCTAGAAATTGACCATAACAAAATATCCAACATCCACGATCTTCGTACTATCATTAACGAAATACGTTTGAGTAAAAAGAAAGAAGTCCTCATCAAATTACTGGATGGCAGTGTCTCTAAATTTGTATCACTCAATACTGCAATTGGTCAAAAAACTAAAAAGGCTGACAAATGA